The following is a genomic window from Nitrospira sp. SG-bin1.
CGATCGCCTGCGGGTACTGCTCGTATTGTCGAAGCGGATACCACGCACAGTGCGACAATGCCAACCCGAACGGCCCCTCCGCCGGAACCAGTTTCTTCGGCGGACCCGCACAAACCGGCTCGATCAACGGCCTCCAGGCCGAGTACGCCCGTATACCGTTCGCGAATGCCGGTCTGGTGAGACTTCCGGATGACCTCGACGACGACCGCGCGATCATGCTGTCCGACATCTTTCCCACCGGCTACTTCGGCGCCGATATCGCCGAAATCAAGCCGGGCGATACCATCGCCGTGTTCGGCTGCGGACCGGTGGGTCAGTTCACGATCGCCAGCACCAAGTTGATGGACGCCGGGAGAATCTTCGCAGTCGATTGCATCCCTTCGCGTCTGGACATGGCACGGGAACAAGGCGTGGAGGTGATCGACTTCAACGCCGATGACCCGGTAGAGGCGATCAAACGTTTGACCGGCGGGATCGGCGTGGATCGAGCCATCGATGCGGTGGGAGTCGATTCCGTGAGCGCAAAGCAGGGGCCGGCCGCCAAGCAGGCTGAGCGGATGGCTCAGCAGTTTCGGCAAGAGGTTCAGCGGATCGCGCCCGACGCGAACCCGCAACGAGACAACTGGCACCCAGGTGACGCCCCTTCACAAGCGATCACCTGGGCCGTGGACGCTCTCGCCAAGGCCGGCACGCTCTCGGTCATCGGGGTATATCCTCCGACCGATCAATTCTTTCCGTTGGGCGCCGCGATGAACAAGAATCTCTCTCTACACATGGGCAACTGCCATCACAGACGGTATATCCCCATCGTGATTGAATTGGTCCGCAGCGGGACTGTCGATCCGGCCGACGTCCTGACACAAGTTGAGCCGTTGAGTGCGGCGTTGGACGCCTATCGGGCCTTTGACAGCCGGCAACCGGGGTGGATCAAGGTGGAGCTGAAACCGGACGTCTCCATGGCGAAGGCGGCGTAAGGAACGTCGATGAGTCGTCGGAGAATGCCCTCATGGCGCACCCTGCCTGGTGTTCGGAACCGGTGACGCCGCGGCGCTTGTCTCATTGGCAAATGATGACGCTCCTGTCGGTGTTGTTTCATCACTCCAATGTATGTACGGATTCCGATGTGGCTGGAACGCCGGCTGCTGTGGATCATCGTGACACCGCGCATGCACGGCATCCATCATTCGATTCATCGGAAAGAGACGGACTCGAACCGGTCGAGCGGTCTCACGCTCTTGGATTGGGCACACGGCACATTGACACTCGACGTGCCGCAGGAAGCACTCACCATCGGAGTACCGGCCTATCGTTCGGA
Proteins encoded in this region:
- a CDS encoding glutathione-dependent formaldehyde dehydrogenase, giving the protein MKAVVFHGVGDIRMDEVPEPKIQAPTDAIVRITASAICGTDLHMVRGTMPGMKPGTILGHEAVGVIQEVGKDVRNLKAGDRVVVPSTIACGYCSYCRSGYHAQCDNANPNGPSAGTSFFGGPAQTGSINGLQAEYARIPFANAGLVRLPDDLDDDRAIMLSDIFPTGYFGADIAEIKPGDTIAVFGCGPVGQFTIASTKLMDAGRIFAVDCIPSRLDMAREQGVEVIDFNADDPVEAIKRLTGGIGVDRAIDAVGVDSVSAKQGPAAKQAERMAQQFRQEVQRIAPDANPQRDNWHPGDAPSQAITWAVDALAKAGTLSVIGVYPPTDQFFPLGAAMNKNLSLHMGNCHHRRYIPIVIELVRSGTVDPADVLTQVEPLSAALDAYRAFDSRQPGWIKVELKPDVSMAKAA